The Colletes latitarsis isolate SP2378_abdomen chromosome 14, iyColLati1, whole genome shotgun sequence genome has a segment encoding these proteins:
- the LOC143350260 gene encoding ATP-dependent DNA helicase Pif1-like has protein sequence MTIQLSMNMRVKLLNDQFGEVFSNQLLDIGNGKIPVDISTACIQFPVNFCKFTILAAKNIDVDKLNITIQTEIAGDLMTYKSVDSVTSQDDVVNYPTEFLNSLELPGLPPHNLQLKVGSVIMMLRSINQPRLCNDTRLAVKKLMNNVIEATILTGKYKGEDVSIPRIPIIPIDMPFDFKRLQFPVRLAFAMTINKSQGQALSVCGINLENPCFSHGQLYVACPRVGKPSALFVYAAENKTKNVVYHKALQ, from the coding sequence ATGACCATCCAATTAAGTATGAACATGCGAGTCAAGTTACTGAATGACCAATTTGGAGAAGTATTTTCAAACCAATTGCTGGACATTGGCAATGGCAAAATCCCCGTTGACATTTCGACTGCCTGCATTCAATTCCCCGTCAATTTTTGCAAGTTCACTATATTAGCTGCGAAAAACATTGATGTCGACAAATTGAATATCACGATTCAAACTGAAATTGCTGGCGACTTGATGACGTACAAATCGGTCGATTCCGTTACTAGCCAAGATGATGTCGTGAACTATCCAACCGAATTTTTAAACTCGCTGGAATTGCCCGGATTGCCACCGCATAATCTCCAATTGAAAGTCGGATCGGTAATCATGATGTTGCGAAGTATCAATCAACCACGTCTTTGTAATGACACTCGGCTTGCGGTGAAGAAACTGATGAACAACGTCATCGAAGCAACAATTCTTACAGGAAAGTACAAAGGAGAAGACGTTTCGATACCACGCATCCCAATTATTCCGATCGACATGCCATTCGACTTTAAACGCTTGCAATTTCCGGTGCGGCTTGCATTCGCAATGACAATAAACAAATCACAAGGGCAGGCATTGAGTGTTTGCGGCATTAATCTTGAAAATCCATGCTTCTCGCATGGTCAATTGTATGTCGCCTGTCCCCGCGTTGGAAAACCATCAGCTTTGTTTGTCTATGCGgcagaaaacaaaacaaaaaacgTAGTGTATCATAAAGCATTGCAATGA